Genomic window (Candidatus Binatia bacterium):
GTGCCGTGGCGGGCCGCGATGGGACGCAGCCTGTCGCGCAGGGCAAGGTTGCGACCGAGGCGCGGCTCCTGGAACTCCTCGGCCTTACGGCGCCAATCGTCGGCGGCGAGCGTGGCCATGCGCGCCGCAGTGAAGGTGTCCGTCAGGAGACCGGCCTGCATCGGACTATAGACGATGACCCCGGTGCTGTGCGCGGCACACCAGGGAATTACGTCGGCGGCACTGCCGCGGCGGACCATCGAGAACGGCGGCTGCAGGGAGTCGACGTGGCGAACGCGCTCGCAGCGCTCCAGCAGGGCGACATCGTGGTTAGACAGGCCGATGGCGCGCACCTTCCCCTCCTCGACCAGGCGCACCATTGCGCCCCACGAATCCTCGATCGGCGTGCGCGGATCGGGCCAGTGAAACTGGTAGAGGTCGATGCGTTCGACGCCGAGGCGGCTGAGCGACCCTTCGCATTCGCGGCGGATCGAGGCCGGATCGAGGGTGCGTTTAGCGATGTCGTACGGCCGGGCGGGGTCGGCAATCAGCCCGCACTTGGTGAAGACCAGCGGCCGTTCGCCGGCCGGGATCGCTTTGAGGGCGGCGCCGACGACGACTTCCGAGTGGCCGATGCCGTATATGGCGGCGGTATCGATCCAGTTGAGGCCGCGGGCAACGGCGTGACGGATGGCGGCTACCGATGCGGCATCGTCCTGCGGTCCCCAGCCGAACGACCACCCACCGCCGCCGATCGCCCAGGCGCCGAAGCCAACCGTGGCGATCTGCATGCCCGTGGTGCCGAGAGGACGGGTAGGGAGCGTGCTCATGGCGTGCCTCCTCCCCTCACTTCGCCCCGGGACAGATCGCGTACGTGCCCACCAGGGAAGCCTTCCCGAGCACGTGCCCCGCGATCGCCTCGATCACCTCCGGGCCGCCGAACTCGCCCTCGACCGGACACCTCGGCACGTCCAACGCATAGAGCGTGAAACGATAGTTGTGTATGCGCACGTCGTTCCACGGCGGGCACGGGCCGTCGTAGCCGAAGTACTTACCGCCCATCGCCGCGTCGCCGCCGAACCATGCCGTGTAGTCGTTGATCCCCTGCCTTGTGCCGCGCGGTCCGGCGGGTCCCGGCTTGCCCTTCGGGGTAATCCCCGCCGAGAACTCGCCCTCCGCGACCGGGGCGTCGTCGGGCAGGAGATCGACGAGAATCCAGTGGAAAAAATCGACGCGCGGCAGATCGGCCGCCACCGTCTTGCCTTCCTGATTCACGTCGTCGGCGCGACTCGGCACGTCGACGTCGTGGCAGATCAACACCAGCGACCTGGTTCCTGACGGCAGGTCAGTCCACGCAAGATGCGGGTTCTTGTTGTCGCTCAACTCGACGTGCGTGTCGGGGTGAGGCTTGCCGAAGGCCAGATGCGCCGGGATGGGCTCGCCGTGCTTGAAGCTGTCACTCCAGATCCTCATGTGTCCCTCCAGATGAGCTGCGGGGCCGTAAACGGCCGCACTCACTCTGAAGACGACAACTGCCGCCGTCAACCCGGGCGACGCGGCCGCGGTTACTCGGCCGCGCTACGCGCGCGCATCAACTCGGCGAATTGCTCGGCGGTCACCGTCGGTGCCACCAGCACCACCTTGGAGAGCACGAACTTGCGTTCCCCCTCGGTGCGTGCCTTCGTGAACTTCTTGCGCAGTTTGAGCAGCTTTTGCCGCCGCTGACGGCGCCGTGCAATCTCCGAACGACGAATCGAGCGTGCCATAGAACTCCTTTCTTCAAACCACTGCCTTGATCGGCGGTTTCGGTTGCAGAGTCAAGCGGAACGCCCCCGGCCAACCGCCTGTCCCGCCCGGCGCAACGAGCCGGCTTCACTTCCGGAAACGAGTTGACCGCCTGCCCGGTTCGGTCAAACCATGGCTGTACCTATGGACGGCCGTACCGACGTTCCGACTGCCACCGGCGACGCTGCGCGACGGATAGCCCTTCTCGTGCTCGTGCTGTTCGCGCTTGCGGCCGGCGGGTGCGCAACGGCGCGCACGCAGCGCATGGAGGTTACCGCTTACTGCGGCTGCGGCGAATGCTGCGATTGGGAGCGGGGTAGCTGGAAGTACCTGAAACTCGACTTCTGGAACCGCTACGTGAACTCCGGTCCCCGCCAGGGACGGCCCTACACCGGGGAAACAGCCAGCGGCACCAAGCCGAGGATGCCGCGCCCCGGCTTGCTTTCGGCCGATACGCTGATCCACCCGTGGATGCTACCGGTGCGCCTGGTCTTCCCGTGGCTCTGGTTTGCCCGCGACGGCACGATCGCCGCCGACACGCGCTATTACCCGTTCGGCACGCGCATGTACGTACCCGACTGGGGCTACGGCAAAGTGGAGGACCGCGGCGGGGCCATCAAGGGACCCCGCCGCCTAGACGTGTTTCACAACGACCACGACGACGCCCTCGAATGGGGGCGGCGCAACCTCGACGTGCGCATCTACGAGTAAGAATCAATCGTAGTCCTGGCCGTTCATGTCCGCGTTCTTGCGGGCGGTGAGCATCATCTCTTCGACAAGCGGGCCGACCTGCGTGGGATCGTCCACCGGGTGCATCGTGGGACCGCGATGCCAGCCCTCGGCGATCGCCAGCACCCGGCCCGAGGCTTCGAAGACGCGACCGGTTACGCCCGCGGATTCGGCGCTCGCCAGCCAGGTGACGATCGGCGCGATCCACCGCGGCGACATCTGCTCCTTGTCGGCATCGCTGCCCTGACCCATGCCGAGGTCCTCGGTCATCCGCGTCAGCGCCGCCGGAGCCACCGCGTTGACGGTGACCCCATAACGTCGCAGCTCCCGCGCCGCGATGATCGTAAACGCCGCAATGCCCGCCTTGGCCGCGCCGTAGTTGGTCTGTCCGGGATTGCCGTAAATGCCGGAGACCGACGTCGTGTTGACGATACGCGCGTCGACATGCTGGCCGGACTTGGCCTGGTCGCGCCAGTACGCCGCCGCCGCTCGCGACGGCGCAAACGTTCCTTTCAGGTGCACCTTGATCACCGCGTCCCATTCGGCCTCGGTCATGTTCACCAGCATGCGGTCGCGCAGGATGCCGGCGTTGTTTACAACCGCATCGAGCCGGCCGAATCTTTCGACGGCCTGACGGATCAGACTCTCGGCGCCGGCGAAGTCGCTGATGTCGTCGCCGTTGGACACCGCCTGACCACCGGCGGCCTGGATTTCCTTCACGACTTCATCGGCCGGACCGAGCGACGCACCGGTCCCATCGCGCGACCCGCCGAGATCGTTCACCACGACTTTGGCGCCGTGGGCCGCCAGCATCAGCGCGTGCTCGCGGCCGATGCCGCGACCCGCACCGGTGACAATCGCCACTCGTCCCTCGCATAATTTGGCCATCGCAATACCTCCGTAAGATTGATGTGCGCCGATCGGGCACGCCGGCAGCGACGGCCCAGAGCGATCTCGGCGTCTACCAGAAAACCATCGGGGCGGAAACCGCCCGGCACAACGTCAGGCGAGCGGCCGGCCGGCGGCGGCGGGGCGAATCCGCAGCGGCGCACCCGGTTCAACCAGCGGCGACGCCAGCCACGAGTCCGTCGGCACGGCGCCGGCAAGTCCCGGCGGATCGACAACCGAGCGTGGCGCGGGAACGGCGGCTTCCGCCGCGACCGTGAGGAGGAAGTCTCCAAACCGACACCACCAGCCGGGGAAGCTGCGGCCCTCCTCCGTGTCGATCCGCAGCGGCAACCATCCGCCGGCAGCCGTCACGTCGCCGGGCCGGACCTCGACGGAACGCGTATCCCGCCGCAAACCCGTGCGCAGTACCTTCAAAGCACTTTCCTTCGCGCTCCAGATCAGGTTCGCAAGAAGATCGCGCTCCGTGGGGCCGGCATCGCGCACCAGCCCGCGCTCGGCCGCCGTCAGGTAGTCGGTGACGAACGCGTCGCTGCGCGGCTCGACCAGCTCGAGATCGCACCCGATGCGCACGCCCGGCGAATACAGGGCGCACACCGCCCAACCGGCACGGTCGGTCATGGCGATTTCCAGCGGCGCCGCCGCGCCCGCAACTAAGACGTACGGCGCACCGTCGGAGGCGTTGTGGATCTCGACGGCGGCCAGCGCCTCCCGCCGGTCGGACAGTCCCAGTCGCAACGACACCGCCCGCTTCGCGGTCCAGCGCGCCAACAGGAAGTCGTGCAGCCGTTTCGTATACCGCATGCGACGGGCCCGCGCGCGCTCCGGCGGCGAGAGCCACTCGTCGGTGGCGGGCACCGCGGATTCGTCGAGCGCGAGGAAGGTGAGCATCGGCGAGCCGGGGGGTTGCTGTCGGGACGGTTCGGCCTCACGGCCAACGGCTCGATCGCCCGACCGCCCCACAGCCCATCCTTTCTCAATCCCGCCGGCCGCCCATAAAGCGCAGCAGCATGAGAAAGAGGTTGATGAAGTCGAGGTACAGCGACAGCGCGCCGACCACGGCATACGATCCGGTTCGCCCGTCGGGCAAAGCCACGGCCATCTGCTTGAGGCGCTGCGCATCCCAGGCCGTGAGCCCGGTGAATACCAGCACGCCGACGCAGGCGATGACGAACTGCAAGCCGTCGTTCTGCCAGAAGATTCCGATTACGCTGGCCAGGATCAGGCCGATAAGGCCCATGAACATGAACTGCCCCATGCCGGCAAGGCTGCGGGTTGTCGTCGAGCCGTATAGCGCCAGGGCGCCGAACATCGCCGCACACACCACGAAGGTGCTGGCAATCGAGGCTCCCGTGTAGGCCAGTAACACCAACGACAGGGTGACGCCGTTAAGCGCCGAATAAAGCAGGAACAGCCCCGACGCCGTACCGGGCTCGATCCGCGCCACGCGGGCAGACAGATAGAAGACCAGCCCGAGTTCGGCGATGATCAAACCGAAGAACAGCAACTGATTCGCAATCAACGCCTGCACGATCCCCGGCGTGGCGGCAACTCCATAGGCCACTCCCGCCGTTACACCGAGGCCGACGAACATCCACCCATACACGGCGCGCAGAAAGGCGCTCACCCGCTCCTGTGCCGCCACCGACGGTACCGAAACACCAACACTCGGTCGTGACTCGTACGCGTCCATGCCTGTCCTCCTTGTGCAACAGGATTAACGCAGTTGAGCCCCTGCGCAAGGCGCGAATGGGGGCCCGATAAACGCCGGGGGGGATGTAGCTGCGACCGGGTGGGCTGTGCGCCCTGCGAGCGGTGGTGTAAGAATCGCGGGAGGAGCACGGGATCATGACCCTCCTGGACAAGGCTGCATTGCTGATTCGTGCTGGCCGCTGGGGTCTCTCCATGGTGTGGAGAAACACGCACCAGCCCAGCCCGGTGCCCGACAACCCCAGGTTCAAGACTCCCCAAGCGGCGGTCGAGCTGATTGGCGACGGCAACGTCGTCGCCGCCTCCGGTCTCGGCGGCCACCAACGCGCATCGATCGTGTACTGGGCGTTGCGCGAGCGGTTCCTCGCGACGGGACGGCCGCGCAATCTCACCGTCGTCAACGTCGGCGGCCACGGCGGCCGCGGCAAGGCGCCGGGGACCATCGAGGAGATCGGCCTCGCGGGCCTGTGCGCACGACTGATTACCAGCCACTTCGAAACCTTCCATGCCCAGCTCGACCTTGCAGCCGCCGGACGCTGCGAACTCCAGTGCATACCGTTGGGCATCATGACGCAGCTCTTCGTCGCCCTCGGCCGCGGGCGGGATTGGGTAATCAC
Coding sequences:
- a CDS encoding 3D domain-containing protein yields the protein MAVPMDGRTDVPTATGDAARRIALLVLVLFALAAGGCATARTQRMEVTAYCGCGECCDWERGSWKYLKLDFWNRYVNSGPRQGRPYTGETASGTKPRMPRPGLLSADTLIHPWMLPVRLVFPWLWFARDGTIAADTRYYPFGTRMYVPDWGYGKVEDRGGAIKGPRRLDVFHNDHDDALEWGRRNLDVRIYE
- a CDS encoding aldo/keto reductase; this encodes MSTLPTRPLGTTGMQIATVGFGAWAIGGGGWSFGWGPQDDAASVAAIRHAVARGLNWIDTAAIYGIGHSEVVVGAALKAIPAGERPLVFTKCGLIADPARPYDIAKRTLDPASIRRECEGSLSRLGVERIDLYQFHWPDPRTPIEDSWGAMVRLVEEGKVRAIGLSNHDVALLERCERVRHVDSLQPPFSMVRRGSAADVIPWCAAHSTGVIVYSPMQAGLLTDTFTAARMATLAADDWRRKAEEFQEPRLGRNLALRDRLRPIAARHGTSTAAVAVAWVLAWSGVTGAIVGARSPEQVDGWLDAAQLALTPGDLDDIAAAIEATGAGGGPQRPAQRG
- a CDS encoding 4'-phosphopantetheinyl transferase superfamily protein, whose product is MLTFLALDESAVPATDEWLSPPERARARRMRYTKRLHDFLLARWTAKRAVSLRLGLSDRREALAAVEIHNASDGAPYVLVAGAAAPLEIAMTDRAGWAVCALYSPGVRIGCDLELVEPRSDAFVTDYLTAAERGLVRDAGPTERDLLANLIWSAKESALKVLRTGLRRDTRSVEVRPGDVTAAGGWLPLRIDTEEGRSFPGWWCRFGDFLLTVAAEAAVPAPRSVVDPPGLAGAVPTDSWLASPLVEPGAPLRIRPAAAGRPLA
- a CDS encoding SDR family NAD(P)-dependent oxidoreductase, with translation MAKLCEGRVAIVTGAGRGIGREHALMLAAHGAKVVVNDLGGSRDGTGASLGPADEVVKEIQAAGGQAVSNGDDISDFAGAESLIRQAVERFGRLDAVVNNAGILRDRMLVNMTEAEWDAVIKVHLKGTFAPSRAAAAYWRDQAKSGQHVDARIVNTTSVSGIYGNPGQTNYGAAKAGIAAFTIIAARELRRYGVTVNAVAPAALTRMTEDLGMGQGSDADKEQMSPRWIAPIVTWLASAESAGVTGRVFEASGRVLAIAEGWHRGPTMHPVDDPTQVGPLVEEMMLTARKNADMNGQDYD
- a CDS encoding YbhB/YbcL family Raf kinase inhibitor-like protein, with the translated sequence MRIWSDSFKHGEPIPAHLAFGKPHPDTHVELSDNKNPHLAWTDLPSGTRSLVLICHDVDVPSRADDVNQEGKTVAADLPRVDFFHWILVDLLPDDAPVAEGEFSAGITPKGKPGPAGPRGTRQGINDYTAWFGGDAAMGGKYFGYDGPCPPWNDVRIHNYRFTLYALDVPRCPVEGEFGGPEVIEAIAGHVLGKASLVGTYAICPGAK
- a CDS encoding Bax inhibitor-1/YccA family protein yields the protein MDAYESRPSVGVSVPSVAAQERVSAFLRAVYGWMFVGLGVTAGVAYGVAATPGIVQALIANQLLFFGLIIAELGLVFYLSARVARIEPGTASGLFLLYSALNGVTLSLVLLAYTGASIASTFVVCAAMFGALALYGSTTTRSLAGMGQFMFMGLIGLILASVIGIFWQNDGLQFVIACVGVLVFTGLTAWDAQRLKQMAVALPDGRTGSYAVVGALSLYLDFINLFLMLLRFMGGRRD